In Atribacterota bacterium, the genomic window ACGAAGGAGTATCCCTGATATGTTTGCAGGGATGGTATCCGGGTAAAGGGAAGCCCCTGATTCTGGAAGTGCTGTTGCTTCCTAAATCGGGGGTTTTTTCTTTAGAGGGAGGTGAGAAAAAAATCGGTATTCATGATGTGGTTTTCATGCTTGAGAAAATTGAGAGAAAGGAGTAACGACGATGGTGCGAACAATGATGGTGAGGGTGTTTCTGATAGGAATCTTCTTGGCCATTGGGGGAGGTTGGGTGCTGGCTGCAGATCCTGGTGGAGCGACAACGCTGCAGACGATGCCCAGTTTACCCATTGATTACGTGTGGATTCTGGTCTGTGGGTTTCTGGTCTTCTTCATGCAGGCTGGGTTTGCCATGGTGGAAACAGGGTTTTGCCGAGCCAAGAATGTGACCAATCTTTTGAGCAAGAATCTCATCGATTTTGTGGTGGCTTCGCTCGTCTTTTTTGCTGTTGGATACGGCTTTTTGAAAGGAAGTGACCTTGGGGGACTGATTGGCATTGGTCGGTGGTTTCTCCGTGGTGAAGCCTACGATGTGGGTGCGTATCTTGACTTTTTCTGGCAACTGGTGTTTTGTGGTACTGCAGCGACCATCGTTTCTGGCGCTGTTGCTGAGCGACTCAAGTTTTCAGCGTATCTCGTGTATACATTCCTGGTGAGCATATTCATTTATCCTGTTTACGCTCACTGGGTTTGGGGTGGAGGGTGGCTGAGCCAACTTCCTTTTGGAGTAGGACATGCTGATTTTGCCGGTTCTGGCGTGGTTCATGCCATCGGTGGTGTGGTGGGGCTTGCTGGTGCAATGGTCCTTGGGCCTCGTTTTGGAAAGTACGGGAAAGACCATAAGCCCCTTGCCATACCCGGTCACAATATGTCTCTGGCGGCCCTGGGGACCTTTATCCTCTGGTTTGGATGGTTTGGATTCAATCCAGGAAGTACCTTTAGCGCTCATCACCTCCGCATTGCTGTGGTGGCTGTGAACACCAATTTGGCGGCGGCAGCAGGGGCTTTCACCACACTCCTTGTTATGTATGCCAAAACCCGCAAGTGGGACCTGGGTATGGCGCTGAATGGAACTTTGGGGGGACTTGTAGCGGTGACTGCACCCTGTGCTTGGATTGAAGGGTGGGCAGCGATAGTCATCGGGGCTATCGCTGGTTTGCTGGTTGTGGCTGGGGTGTATTTCTTTGAAAGTCGGGGGATTGATGACCCCGTGGGAGCAGTGAGTGTCCATGGAGTAAACGGTCTCTGGGGGCTTTTGAGTGTGGGCCTTTTTGCCGATGGGACCTATGGACTCTATACGCTTGAACCACCCTACGTAACCGGTCTTTTCTATGGTGGTGGCGGGGGACAGCTGCTTGCCCAGTTCATTGGGGTGTTGGCTGTGGTGGCCTGGGGGTTTGGTCTGGGGTATCTCATGTTTAAAGTTATGGACCTTATTTTTGGCATTCGGGTTTCTCCTGAAGAGGAATTGCAGGGGCTGGACATTTTTGAACATGGAACTCCAGCGTATCCGGAGTTTACTCGTCGTCGCCTACTTTTTCCAGAGAGGAGGCATGAACGTGTACAAGCTTGAGATTATCGTCCGGGAAGAAAAAGTGCCAGAAGTGCTCGACGTTTTAGAGCGTTTTGGCTACTGGGGAGTGACCATGTATCCGGTAGAGGGACGGGGACGACAAAAGGGTCTTGTAGAACAGTTCCGGGGGCGGAAATATGAGATTCCCTTTCTTCCCAAGACCAAAATCGAGGTCCTCGTCCGGGATGAGGACTGTGAGGAGATGATGAATCACGTGGTGGAAGTGGCTCGAACCGATACCGTGGGTGATGGTAAAATATTTGTCTATCCGGTGATTGATGTGGTTCGTATCCGAACCGGTGAAAAAGGAGAGTGTGCCCTTTGAGTACGCTTGGAATCCGAAGCCCCTTCCTTAGGAGGAAGGGGCTTTGCTTTTTGAGGAGGAACGCCGCTTCTGGAGTTCTTCAATGACCTCAAGGTAGGGAATTCCTTCATGCTTGAGCAGAACCAGAAGGTGGTAGAGAAGGTCTGCAACTTCAAGACGCAGGTGGTCTTTGTGTCGCAGGGTGTTCTCGAGGGTAGCCAGAATCACTTCGGTGGTTTCTTCAGCCACCTTACGCAGGATTTTTTCTCGTCCTTCCCGAAGAAGCCTTGAAGTGTAGGAATTACTATCTGGATGCTGCGCACGTTCTTCGATCACTTCGAAGAGCTCCTGGAGAAAAGAAGCCTGGGGGTAGGGTGGATATCCAGCTTCCGGAGCGGAGATGGTTTCCTCCTTTATTTTTCGGTGAAAACAGGAGGGTAGACCAGTATGACAGGCAACCCCCTCCTGCTCGACCTGTATAAGAAGCGTATCGTTATCGCAGTCAAGATATAAGCTTTGTACACGCTGAACGTGGCTGCTCGTCTCACCTTTGTGCCATAGTGTTTTGCGGCTGCGACTGTAGAACCAGGTGGTACCGGTTTCCATGGTTTTCCGAAATGCTTCTTCGTTCATATAGGCCATCATGAGTACTCGCCCAGTCACCACATCCTGGATGATCGCTGGAACCAGGCCGTTTTCGTCGGTTTTGATTTTTTCCCAGAGGGTATCCATCAATCCTCAATCCTCACCGGAATACCACGTTTTTTGAGAAATGCTTTGGCTTCAGGCACGGTAAAGTGGCGATAGTGGAAGATGGAAGCAACCAGAGCGGCGTCGGCTTTTCCTTCCTGGAGTACCGCAGCCAGGTGTTCTAGTTTTCCTGCTCCACCTGAAGCGATAATCGGAATATTCACCTTTTCAGCGATTTTTCTGGTAAGACTGATGTCATATCCTGACTGAGTTCCATCGGTGTCCATGCTGGTGAGGAGGATTTCGCCTGCTCCTAACTTTTCCACCTGCTGGGCCCAGGCAATAGCTTCTTTACCGGTGGGAGTGCGACCACCATTGATGAAAACTTCCCAGTAACTGCGATGAGTGATGCGATCCCAGGTTTTCTTAACGTCGATGGCCACCACCACGCACTGGCTTCCGAATTTGTCGGCCAGTTCTTTAACCAGTTCCGGGTTAAGGACTGCTTGGGTGTTAATGGAAACCTTATCGGCTCCGGCTTTAAGGAGTTTACTGACGTGTTCTGAGCTCCCAATTCCTCCCCCCACGGTGAATGGAATGGTGAGCGTTTCAGCCACTTTCTCGGCCACGTGAATCATGATTTCTCGCTGTTCATAGGAAGCAGTGATATCGAGAAATACCAGTTCATCGGCGCCTTCTTCTTCATAGCGTTTAGCCAGCTCCACCGGATCCCCCACATCCTTAATATCTTCGAAGTGGACACCTTTTACCACTCTTCCTTCTTTGACATCCAGACACGGAATAATTCGCTTGGCTAACAATTTTTATTCCTCCCGTAAAGTTTTAATCACATCTTTGAGCCTGAGGGCTGAAGTGTAGAGAGCCTTACCCAGGATAACGCCCTCAACGCCCTCGATGGTTTTTACCTTCCGAATATCGTCAACACTACTTACTCCTCCTGCAAGGATGATGGAAACACCACTTTCTTGCAAGAACTCTTGGATCACCCGGGGACGAATGCCAGTTAAGGTTCCATCCTGGGCTACATCGGTGAAGATGAAATGCTGGATGCCTATCTGTTTTAAATTTTGGGCAAAGCATGTGGCACGAATGGAGGTATTTTCAGTCCAGCCCTGGATTTTCAGATTCCCGTTTTCCACATCCAGACTCACGGCGATTTGGGAAGCAGCAAATGCAACCATTTTTTCGAACTCTTGAGGATCCTTGATGGCAATACTGCCCAGGACCACCCGTTGTGCTCCTTCTGTGATATAGTGGCGGAGTGTTTCAGTGATGCGCACGCCACCACCTATCTGAACTGGAATGCGCACCGCTTTCAGGATTTGCCGAATAGATTCAAAATTGACCGGCCAACCCTGGCGTGCTCCATCTAAGTCGACCACATGGAGCATGGGAGCACCTTCTGCCTCCCATTTTCGTGCTACTTCCGACGGAGTATCGCTGAAGACCGTTACTCGCTGGTAGTCGCCTTTTTCTAATCGAACGACTTTTCCCTCAAGGATATCGATGGCTGGAATGGGAAGAATCATGAGGAGAGACTTTTCACCCAATTTTCTAAAAATTTCATTCCCCACCGGGCGCTTTTTTCCGGATGAAATTGGACTCCGAAAAGGTGGTCGACATTGACCATAGCGGGGATGACCACATTGTAGTTACAGATTCCCACTACACAGGATTCATCTTCAGGTGCCGCATAAAAGGAATTGGCAAAATAGAAAAACCGTCCCTGAGGGATGCCCTCAATGACCGTATTCGGCTTTTTAAAGTATACCCTGTTCCAGCCAATATGGGGGATTTTAGATGTAGGTGGAAGTTTGCGGATCTCTCCAGGAATGAAGGCCAACCCCTTTTTGCGAGGCGATTCCTGACTTCGTTCAAAGAAGAGCTGTAAGCCAAGACAAATCCCCAGAATCGGCTTTTCTTCCACATGGGCCTCCCGAATCGCTTCCACGAGACCGTTCTTCTCCATGTTTTCCATGGCTTCTCCGAAGGAACCGACACCAGGTAAAACAATTGCCTCAGCCTTCTGGAGCACTTCCCTGCTCTGGGTTATTTCGATTTCTTTTCCCAGTCGTTGCAGTGCTTTCGAAACACTGTGCAGGTTCCCAATGCCGTAATCGACAATCGCAATCATCGTCACCCTCTCCTAAAGAAGTCCTTTGGTTGAAGGGATGGTTTCCCCGAATATGGTGGTCGCCTCACATAAGGCCCGACCGGCTGCCTTGAATAACGATTCCAGGCAGTGGTGGTTGTTCTTACCCCACCATATTTTAGCATGAAGGGTGATTTTTGCGCTATAGGTAAAGGCTCTGAAGAACTCTTCCACCAATGCCACTTCAAACTGGCCTACGTGTTCTCCCATTTCTGGAACATCATAAAAGAAGTACGCTCGACCACTGCAATCGACGGAAACCATGCTTAGAGCATCATCCATGGGGATGAAAGCGGTGGCAAAACGTCGGATTCCTCTTTTGTCCTTCAGGCATTCTGCAAAGGCTTCGCCTAAGACAATCCCCACATCTTCAACGGTGTGGTGTGCATCGACGAGTTTGGCATCGCCTGAGGCTCTGATGCCGAGGTCCCATCCAGCGTGGAAGGCCATGCTGGTGAGGAGATGAGGGAAAAAGGGAATGTCCATCTCTACGTCTGCTTTCCCCTCTCCATCGAGGTTGAGGAGAACCTCAATCTCAGTTTCTTTGGTTTTCCTCTGTCGGGATGCGGTTCTTTGGCCCAAAGCGAAACACCTCTTTAATGAATTTTTACTCGGTAGGATACGGAATATCCTCAGAAAGTTCTTCTAAAGCAGTGTTTGAGAGGATGATTCCCTTCCATTCCCAACCGTATACTCCTTCATCAAGAACAAGGTACAAAATATTGTAGTTTGGGTCACCCCAGTTCTCAAGACGGAGCACCAGTTCACTATTTTTTTTCTGCGGGGTTTTTTCTGCTTTGAGTTCTGGTGAAGACTTCAGGTACTGGGCGAGGTATGCTTTGGCTTTCTGGAATTCGTCGATTTCGAATTCGCTAAAGTTTACCCCTGCCCAGAAATCTCCTTTTTTTGCCAATTTTTCCAGGGTTTTTAGGTCTTTCTGCATGAAGGCACGAACGAGTTTCTGAGATAGCGTTTCGGGGCTTTTCTCTGTGGTCAGCGGTTTTTCGTTGAGGTACTGGATGCGCAGTTTTGCCCAACGGCGGTAAAATTGGTCTTGGGATTGCTGGACCACCTTCTGGTACTCATTTACCGCTTCGGTTAATTGGTTCATTTTTTCATGACAGAAGGCAATTTCCATCATGATGCGAGGTTTTTCCTCTTCTTCGATGAAGTTCAGGAGTTTTCGGTAGGCTTCGATGGCCCCAGGATAGTCTTTGAGATAGTTCTTCAGTGCGTATGCAACGTCCTCTTGAGCCTGAGCCCGGAGGTCATAAGGATCTTCGAAGTGACAATCCAGAGGATAGGTGTCAATGAGGCGATGAAGGAGAGACAGAAAACGGTCGATGTGACCCTGTTCTTCTTCAAGTTTAGCCATCCAGTACAGATAGAGGTAACTGGTGGGATTTCCTGGAAATTGCTGGATGTAGGTTTCCAAAACCCGAAGGGCCTTTGTTTTTTCTCCCTTTTCGTCGTAAATGCGATAAAGGAGTTCAGTAACGCGAGCCAATTCTTCTTCGTCGTTACTCTGAAGCAATGGTTCCAGGATGGCTATGGCATTTTCAGTGTTTCCCTCTTCCAGGAGCAGTTCTGCCTGGTCGATGGCTTCCAAAGCAGTAGAAAATGGGGAAAGAAAAAAGTTCCAGAACATGCATATCAAACACATGCTCGTTATCCGGGTTAGGGTCAACCGTATTTCCTCCTTTATTGACCGCGTCTCTTCATTGCCCACATTTAGCATACTTCTTCTGGTTGAATCTATCAAGGTGTGGCAATTCAAAATGAGGGGATTTTTGGAGATGAAGATACTGAAGAAGGGTTGTAATCTGAAAAGAGAGCTTTGAAAGGTGGAATGGACGGTCAATGTTCATCTCCACGATGTCCATACCAATGAGGTGGCGTCTTGGTTTCCGGAAGTGACTGCCGATAAGCCGGAAGATTTCCCTCAGCTCTCTGAAAGTAAGGGAAAGCGGCGAGGGAAAGGAAGCGCATCGCGGTAATCCGAAGTCGAGGTCCCAGGAAAGATAGTAAAGCCCTTCCCCCAAATGGCTTAAGCCCTCACGGAGAGAAGCGACAGGACTGTGGAGTGAAGGTACCAGAAGAGCATGGTCTTCGAGTATGCCATTTTTGAGGAGATAGCGGAGGAAATTTCCCCGATGGATGGTTTCGGTGTTTTCTTCCTGGGAAAAAATGTCCAGATGGGTGTCAAGAACAAGAAGATATCGTTTCTGGTGGGTGAAGCGGGAAACAAGATGCTGATAGATAAAGGCTGTGGATGCATGGTTTTCGGCCAGAAAAAGGAGGGGAATCTCCTCTTCAATAGTGAGGTCAGGATGGTGGACGATTTGTCGCACTTCCTGGATGTGGAGAGACCGTTGCAGGGTTTTTGCTAGAAGAATCAGGGCATGGTGGGGTGACAACCAAGAGTCAGTGTATACGAAAAGCGTTTTCCAGTACGGGTACGCTCGCACGGTGCGCTCATCCCCTTGCTTCTTTTGCTTTGGACCATTAATATTAGCGGTAGTTGAAAAAAGAGGCAAGGGGATGATGGTGATGGTGTACTTCGATTTCTGGCGTGAGTTAAAAGAAAGTGCCTGGTTTTTTTCTCGTAATCCTGAAATTATTCTACCTGCTTTGCCCTCCGCCTTTCTCATGGCTCTGGCAAACAGTCTGGTATGGAGACGCAGTCTTTCCTGGATTACGGCATTTTTTCAATGGGGTTTGAGCGTTATTTTTGTGATGCTGGGGATTCTGTGTGGGTTTCTTGCTCTGGGTTTTATTGTGATGATGACCTGGGATGCCGAGCATCGAGAACGGGTTAATTTCGGTCGAGCCTGGAGAATTATTGCTCCTCGCTTTCTGGAGGTTTTTGTTGCTTCCCTCTTGGTGGGATTTCTGGTGAGCTTTTTTTCGGCATTTTTTGTGTTTCCAGGACTCCTCCTTGGGTTTTTGCTCATGTTCGTTTTGCCGGTGGTGGTCATAGGACGGGAAGACCCGTTCTCAGCTATTCGTCACAGTTTCCAGATGTCCTTTGAAAACCTGGGTGAGTGTTTCACCTTTCTGGTCATTGTCCTCTTTTTCGTGGTGGTGGGGTATCTCGTTTTCTGGCTTTTTGGGTTCGTTCCTTTTGCAGGGATTGTGGTGAACACGGTTATCGGTGGCGCGATCCTCGCCTATGTTTCAGTTTTCCTCACCCGTTTTTACCTTGTTCTCTCCCGGTTTTAGGGTCAAGGGGAAGATTCATCCCGTCGCTGGCGGCCAGGACCTTGATGCCGGTTTTCTGAGTTAGCTCTTCGGCGACTTTCCATGGTTTGGCCTGGAGCATAGTCATCCCGAAATGGGTAAGGATGGCTAATTCCGGACGGATGGTTTCGATGAGGACCTGGGTATCTTCGGCGCTCAGGTGGAAGAGTTGAGGGCTCTTTTCTTTTTTGAGCCGTACGGTGTGGATGATGAGGATCTGGCTTCCCTGGTAGGCATCAAAAAGTTTCTCTTCGAAAAGCGTGTCCACGATGAGGGAAACGCGGCCTTCTTCAAAGAGGAAACGGAAACCATAGGTTTCTACAGGATGAACGTGACGGAGGGGCGTTTCGAAGGTGATACTCCCGACATCGTATCGGCAGCCTTCCTGAAGGAGATGAACCCCATCCAGTGAATCGCGGAGATAGCTAAAAAGGACTGGTTCTCCTTCCAGGGCATCAGCAGGAAGAAAAACGATCCCCCTTTTCCTGGTTCCTCCCTGAGTCATGGCTTCAACCATGATGTTAAGGTCGTTGGCGTGATCGATGTGGCGGTGAGAAAGGAGAATGGCCTGAAGGGTTGTTGGATCACAAGGCGGACGGCTCGTCAAGGCCCTCACCAGAGCACCCGGTCCGGGGTCAAGATGAAGTGAAGTGCCCCGGTAATGAATCCAGAGTCCTCCTGAAGCTCGGAGTTGTTTTGAGACCACAAATCGTGCCCCTGCCGTCCCTAAAAACTTGATGAAATTATCCATTTACAGGTACTATATCGTTGAAGGGGTGAATTTGTAAAGGGTGCATCGAATAGTGATTTTGGGAAGACCAGGGACAGGGAAAACCACGCTGGCGAAAAAAGTGGTGGAGCATTTTCCGGGGTGGTTTCGGGGTTTTTATACCGAGGAAATTCGAGAAGGGAAGGAACGAGTTGGTTTTGGCATTCGGACCCTTTCGGGGAAAGAGGGCATTCTGGCGAAGAAAGGTAATCCTTCGCCCCTTCGAGTGGGCCGATACGGGATTATGCTGTACGACCTTGAAACCATAGGGATTGAGGAGATTGAAAACGCCCTTCTTGGGGGTTTTCCTCTTCTCATTGACGAAGTGGGGAAAATGGAGCTTTTTTCATCCCGCTTTCGGGAGGTTTTTTATAAGGCCTGGTATGCTACCCCATTTCTGCTTGTGACGTCCTGTTTTCCACCTCTTTCCGAACTGGACCACCTCTTCCAGGGTCAGGGGGTCAGGAAGGTGATCCTCGATCGGAGGAATCGTGACCGGCTTGGAAAAGTGGTTATCGAGTTTGTAGAACGTTTTTATAAAAGCTTTAATCCAGCCTGATCTGACTCTGGAGAGCAATCTCTCTCACAATGGTGAGCACTAAGGACTGGGAAAGGTCGATTTCTTCGGAGAGCGTCACTTTCCCCTCCGGGGATACCGTGCGAATGCGCACAAATGGCCGAAAAGGGAGAACAGGATTAATGCGGCTGACTACTGCTTCTTCACCGCTTGAGAGTTGAACCCTGTCTCCCACCTGGTAGGGAGAAATATGGCTCACAAACGTGGAGACTACATTCTCATCCAGCGTATATCCAGCATTGCCCATCAGGTACTCCACTACTTCAGATATGGGAAGTGCTTTGCGGTAGGGACGGTCAGAGGTGAGGGCTTCGTAGATATCAGCGACAGCGGCGATCTGTGCCAGAGAAGAAATATCTCGTCTGGAAAGGTTTCGAGGATAACCACTACCATCGATTTTTTCGTGGTGCTGTGAGGCGACATTTTTGGCAATTCCGTTCAAACGAGTCTGTTCGTCGAGAATTTTTCTGGCCATGACCGGGTGCTGCTGGATGACCTTGCGCTCTTCTGGAATAAGAGGTTGGGGTTTGTTCAGGATTTCAGGGGGAATACGAAGCTTTCCCAGGTCGTGTAAGAGAGCTCCCAAGCCCAAAATCTGGATTACTTCTTCCCGGAGACCCAGGAATTTTCCGATAAACGTAGCAATGATTGAAACGTTGAGGGAGTGAGTGAAAGTGAGGTCGTCATGCTTTTTGAGTTGGGTAATGGGAATCACCAGTTCTTGGTGAGCTTTCACTTCCTGAAGGATTTTTCGTACATCCCGTTCCAATGGCTCCATTGGGACCCTTTTGCCCTGGCTTAAAAGGGTGAGCGTTTCCTGGAGGTCATTGAGGGTTTGTTCCTTGGTTTCAAAGGAAATATCCTCCATAGGAGTCTCGGCAGTGACTTCTTCTAGGGCCTCGGCGAAAACGTAATCCTTTCCCCAGGCTATGAGTCTGTCCAGGAAGGCTTGGGTAATACGTTTCCCTTTTCCCAAAAGAATCTGCCCGTTTTCGTCAAGGAGGGTGCTCGCCAGGACCTGTCCCACTTCGAGTTGCTGAATGGCGATTTTTTCGGTACGGATTCCCCGGAGTTTCTCCACAACGTTCACGCCCCCTCTATCCGCAGGACTTTCGCACCCCGAATTTTTCCCTCTTTGAGTTCAAGAAGAGCACAGTTGGCTTCTTGAAGTCCGAAGACCTCGATTTCTGGACGAATGGGAATCCGACCGGCCAGTTCCAGAAATTCGACCACATCTTGCCGGGTGACATTGGCTACGGTCTTTACTTCCTTTTCCATCCACAAATGTTCAGGATAGTCGAGCTGCCACAGGTATTCTTTGTCACCTTCTTCTTTGCGGATGGCGTTGATTATTAGTCTTCCTCCGGGGGTCAGTTTCCCCAGCACGCTGACCACCGGTTTCCAGACAGGAGTGGTGTCAATCACACAGTGGAGCTTCTCTGGTGGTTGGTGGTCAAAATGGCCGACCCAGAAGGCCCCCATTTCCCAGGCTAAAGACTGTTCTTTTTGGCTTCGGCTGAAAACGAAGATTTTGGAATCCGGATAGAGATACCGGGCCACTTTCATCACCAGATGCCCTGAAGCTCCGAATCCTAAAAAACCAATGTTTTCTCCGTTTTCGATTTTACCGAGCTTCAGAGCCCTATATCCCACGGCACCAGCACAAAGAAGAGGTGCAGCTTCTTCATCGGAAAACACCGCAGGGAGAGGATAAGCAAAGTCCTCTCCCACCACGGTGTACTCGGCATACCCGCCATGGGCGTCTCTTCCCGTTCCTTTAAATTCAGGACAAAGATTTTCCCGACCATTTTGGCAGTAGTGGCATTTCCCGCAGGAAGAGTGAATCCAGGCGATACCCACCCGATCTCCTTCCTGGAATCGGTGAGCGTTTTTGCCTTTTCCCACCACTGTGCCCACGATTTGGTGCCCTACAATGATGGGGAAAAACGCGGGTAGGGTTCTTCCTTCAATTTCGTCAAGGTCTGTCCGGCACACTCCACAGGTCAAGACCCGGACCAGGATGTCCCGTTCTCCACAGGAGGGAAGCGGCCTCTCCACCAGTTTTAAGGGAGAGCGGTTTACACTAAGGTCCTCGATTTGAGAAAGAATCATCGCCTTCATCGTTTTATCACCCTTTCCATATTATACCGTCCTTTTGCAAGGAGGAAGGATAAACCTGGAGTAAAAATCATCAAGGTCAAGAAGACAATCTCTACTAAAAAGATAAATTTTCTTGACAAAGGAGAGGTGGTACATTATAATCACAGCAGATTGAAAATGTGACGGTGATGAAAGGGATGAGTAACCGTCGATGGGGGTAGAGAGAGTCCAGATATGGTGGGAGCTGGATCCCCCAGAACGGTGAACATGGCCCTGGAGCTCTGGCGGTGAACCTGAAGTAGCCGTCAGCGGATGTTCGCCCGTTATGGAGAATTCCCTTACAAATGAGGCTGGTTTTGGCCAGTGAAAAAGGGTGGTACCACGAGTACAATCCCTCGTCCCTTTGGCGAGGGATTTTTTTATCATTGGAGAGGACGTGGGAGGTGAAACCATGGAGAGGGTTCTGCGGACCTATGAGGAAATTAACGAAAAGATCCGTACCGGCAAAGTGGTGGTGGTAACAGCCGAAGAAGTGATTGACCTTGTGGCTGAAAAAGGAGTGGAAAAAGTTGCCCAGGAAGTGGATGTGGTGACGACCGGAACGTTCGGTACCATGTGTTCTTCAGGGGCGTTCTTGAATATTGGTCACACCAAACCACGGATGAAGATTCACGAAGCCTATTTGAATGGAGTGATGGCCTATGCAGGGCTGGCGGCTGTGGACCTCTATATCGGGGTGACGCAACCAGCCAAGGACGATCCCCTAAATAAAGTGCATCCTGGAGAATTCAAGTACGGAGGAGGGCATGTCATCCAAGACCTGGTGGCGGGAAAGGATGTCCTCCTGGAAGCGTATGCCTATGGGACGGATTGCTATCCCCGTAAACACCTGGCGACCTGGATTAATCTTCGGGATTTG contains:
- a CDS encoding HD-GYP domain-containing protein, producing the protein MNVVEKLRGIRTEKIAIQQLEVGQVLASTLLDENGQILLGKGKRITQAFLDRLIAWGKDYVFAEALEEVTAETPMEDISFETKEQTLNDLQETLTLLSQGKRVPMEPLERDVRKILQEVKAHQELVIPITQLKKHDDLTFTHSLNVSIIATFIGKFLGLREEVIQILGLGALLHDLGKLRIPPEILNKPQPLIPEERKVIQQHPVMARKILDEQTRLNGIAKNVASQHHEKIDGSGYPRNLSRRDISSLAQIAAVADIYEALTSDRPYRKALPISEVVEYLMGNAGYTLDENVVSTFVSHISPYQVGDRVQLSSGEEAVVSRINPVLPFRPFVRIRTVSPEGKVTLSEEIDLSQSLVLTIVREIALQSQIRLD
- a CDS encoding zinc-dependent alcohol dehydrogenase family protein; protein product: MKAMILSQIEDLSVNRSPLKLVERPLPSCGERDILVRVLTCGVCRTDLDEIEGRTLPAFFPIIVGHQIVGTVVGKGKNAHRFQEGDRVGIAWIHSSCGKCHYCQNGRENLCPEFKGTGRDAHGGYAEYTVVGEDFAYPLPAVFSDEEAAPLLCAGAVGYRALKLGKIENGENIGFLGFGASGHLVMKVARYLYPDSKIFVFSRSQKEQSLAWEMGAFWVGHFDHQPPEKLHCVIDTTPVWKPVVSVLGKLTPGGRLIINAIRKEEGDKEYLWQLDYPEHLWMEKEVKTVANVTRQDVVEFLELAGRIPIRPEIEVFGLQEANCALLELKEGKIRGAKVLRIEGA